In Rahnella variigena, one DNA window encodes the following:
- a CDS encoding MFS transporter: MTIQINTGTAAVAQRRKIKALRWWMLALFLLGVTVNYVTRNSLGLLAAELKTSLNMTTEQYSYIVAAFQAAYTIFQPLCGWLIDVIGLKLGFLICASIWAVVCMMHAGAGSWIQLAVLRFFMGSAEAAATPANAKAISDWFPRKERPVAAGWAGVGFSIGAMLAPPIILVAHVSFGWRGAFLFCGVLSMLWVLLWWKFYHSPETHPNLSKDELALIRSDNEPQQTRLPFIKSLKIVCKNKKFYGIAIPAFLAEPAWAVFSFWVPLYLANERGMDLKHIVMFAWLPFLAADLGSIASGYLTTLYRKVFGCTRINSIVASSVTGAFMMLSLALVAVTQSPYAAIALISIGGFGHQVISCMLSAVVVETFDKSQVATVNGMRGSSAWIASFLFSLLIGAVADKMGFNPLFIAMGFFDLIGAVFLIALIAERRNPAKRESV; the protein is encoded by the coding sequence ATGACAATTCAAATAAATACCGGGACGGCTGCGGTTGCACAACGCAGGAAAATAAAAGCCTTACGCTGGTGGATGCTGGCGCTGTTTCTCCTTGGCGTGACGGTGAACTATGTCACGCGAAATTCTCTGGGTCTGCTGGCGGCTGAACTGAAAACCAGCCTGAACATGACCACTGAACAATATTCTTACATCGTTGCGGCATTTCAGGCGGCATACACCATCTTCCAGCCTTTATGCGGCTGGCTGATTGACGTGATCGGCCTGAAGCTGGGCTTTCTGATTTGTGCCTCAATCTGGGCGGTAGTTTGCATGATGCACGCGGGTGCCGGCAGCTGGATCCAGCTTGCCGTTCTGCGCTTCTTTATGGGCAGCGCCGAGGCGGCGGCCACACCGGCCAACGCCAAAGCGATTTCTGACTGGTTTCCGCGTAAGGAACGTCCGGTTGCTGCAGGCTGGGCAGGCGTAGGCTTCTCGATTGGTGCCATGCTGGCACCGCCGATTATTCTGGTCGCCCATGTGTCATTTGGCTGGCGCGGAGCGTTCCTGTTCTGCGGTGTGCTGTCAATGCTGTGGGTTCTGTTGTGGTGGAAGTTCTACCATTCACCGGAAACGCATCCGAACTTAAGCAAAGATGAACTGGCGCTGATCCGTTCCGATAACGAACCGCAACAAACGCGACTGCCGTTTATCAAATCACTGAAAATCGTCTGTAAAAACAAGAAATTCTACGGTATCGCCATTCCGGCATTTCTGGCGGAACCCGCATGGGCTGTATTCAGTTTCTGGGTGCCGCTGTATCTCGCCAACGAACGCGGGATGGACTTAAAACACATCGTGATGTTTGCCTGGCTGCCGTTCCTGGCCGCCGATCTGGGCAGTATTGCCAGCGGCTATCTCACCACGCTGTACCGCAAAGTTTTTGGCTGCACACGCATCAACTCCATCGTCGCCAGTTCTGTTACCGGCGCATTCATGATGCTGTCGCTGGCGCTGGTCGCCGTCACGCAAAGCCCGTACGCCGCCATTGCCCTGATCTCCATCGGCGGATTCGGTCATCAGGTGATTTCCTGCATGTTAAGCGCGGTGGTGGTGGAGACATTCGATAAAAGTCAGGTAGCGACAGTCAACGGTATGCGCGGTTCTTCCGCATGGATCGCCAGCTTCCTGTTTTCACTGTTGATCGGCGCAGTTGCCGACAAAATGGGTTTCAATCCGCTGTTTATCGCGATGGGTTTCTTTGATTTGATCGGCGCAGTCTTCCTGATTGCCCTGATCGCTGAACGCCGCAATCCGGCAAAAAGGGAGAGTGTATGA
- a CDS encoding LacI family DNA-binding transcriptional regulator, with amino-acid sequence MKGKLNIQQIADQTGLSISTVSRVLAGKNNTSSKARDSVLECAKSQGVLNGLSTGRLMLNNILIFAPARAFDVRSDIFYYKVIQGILAATAHHEVRVRYCALEEENADAALFIAKMTDPQTEAILLVGIDDPHIHQLAAEMGKPCVLVNCHDRHMRHDSVSPDHQTMGDFACDYLFSQGHNHIVTVQCLRRHTMELRLTGIRQAFARHHLTFSDSQHLLNTSGFGAQESEQTLLEYLDGLPPGQPMPTAILAGGDFMASGVVAALAKRGFSVPDDISVISTDGFNLAEIHDVPLTAVHVPRDELGAEAISLLQRRMLRPDAPHTTQLLQGKLVVRESVRKASGRAVTCHPHTLYDPQPDR; translated from the coding sequence TTGAAAGGAAAGTTAAATATCCAGCAAATTGCCGACCAGACAGGGCTGTCAATCAGTACCGTTTCACGTGTTTTAGCCGGAAAAAATAACACCAGCAGCAAGGCGCGCGACAGCGTGCTTGAGTGTGCCAAATCTCAGGGCGTGCTCAATGGTCTTTCCACCGGCAGGCTGATGCTCAACAACATTTTGATTTTCGCCCCCGCCCGCGCTTTTGATGTGCGCAGCGATATTTTTTACTACAAGGTGATCCAGGGCATTCTGGCTGCCACCGCCCATCATGAAGTGCGTGTCCGCTACTGCGCGCTGGAGGAGGAAAACGCCGACGCCGCGCTGTTCATCGCCAAAATGACCGATCCTCAGACCGAAGCCATATTGCTGGTCGGTATAGACGACCCGCATATTCATCAGCTGGCGGCCGAAATGGGCAAGCCGTGCGTGCTGGTCAATTGCCATGACCGGCACATGCGTCATGACAGCGTCAGCCCGGACCATCAGACGATGGGCGATTTCGCCTGCGACTACCTGTTTTCTCAGGGGCATAACCACATCGTGACCGTACAATGCCTGCGTCGTCATACGATGGAACTGCGCCTGACCGGCATCAGACAGGCGTTCGCCCGCCATCATCTGACTTTCAGTGACAGCCAGCATTTGCTGAATACCTCAGGATTCGGCGCGCAGGAAAGCGAACAGACGTTACTGGAATACCTCGATGGTTTACCACCCGGCCAGCCGATGCCAACGGCGATCCTGGCCGGGGGGGATTTTATGGCTTCCGGCGTAGTCGCCGCGCTGGCAAAGCGAGGTTTCTCTGTACCCGACGATATCAGTGTGATCAGCACCGACGGATTCAATCTTGCTGAAATTCATGACGTACCGCTGACGGCGGTGCATGTGCCCCGCGATGAACTGGGCGCTGAAGCTATTTCCCTGTTGCAACGACGTATGTTGCGCCCCGATGCGCCCCATACCACCCAGCTTTTACAGGGAAAACTGGTGGTGCGCGAGTCAGTCAGAAAAGCCAGCGGACGCGCCGTGACCTGTCATCCGCATACGTTGTATGACCCGCAGCCGGACAGATAA
- a CDS encoding M4 family metallopeptidase — translation MNHSSAKRYNSVIPPYMLNRIIEHGSEPQRRCAKQTLVHVNTLMAQPYAKPQKIVTAKAGQVERDIYDAKNTTQLPGESVRKEGQASNGDVSVDEAYDYLGVTYDFFWQAYQRNSLDGKGLALLGTVHYDKGYQNAFWNGQQMVFGDGDGEIFNRFTIAIDVVGHELSHGVTESEAGLNYNGQSGALNESLSDVFGSLVKQFHLRQTADKADWIIGEGLLAKGTHGTGLRSMSHPGTAYDDPLLGKDPQPADMKGYVNTRDDNGGVHINSGIPNRAFYLAATKLGGNAWERAGYVWYDTVCDKSLSKDADFVAFAQLTVKNAGKRFDDSVAQAVREAWEQVGVM, via the coding sequence ATGAATCACAGTTCAGCGAAGCGTTACAACAGCGTTATCCCACCATACATGCTCAACCGCATTATTGAGCACGGTTCAGAACCTCAGCGCCGTTGCGCGAAACAGACTCTGGTCCACGTCAATACGTTAATGGCGCAGCCTTATGCAAAACCGCAGAAGATTGTGACTGCCAAAGCGGGTCAGGTTGAGCGTGATATTTACGATGCCAAAAACACCACGCAACTGCCCGGTGAATCGGTTCGTAAAGAAGGTCAGGCCAGTAATGGCGATGTATCTGTTGATGAAGCCTATGACTATCTTGGTGTGACCTATGATTTCTTCTGGCAGGCGTACCAACGCAATTCGCTAGATGGCAAAGGGCTGGCGTTGCTCGGTACGGTTCACTACGACAAAGGCTATCAGAATGCTTTCTGGAACGGTCAGCAGATGGTGTTTGGTGACGGCGACGGTGAAATCTTCAACCGCTTCACTATCGCCATTGATGTAGTGGGACACGAACTTTCCCACGGTGTGACGGAATCTGAAGCCGGTCTGAACTATAACGGACAATCGGGGGCGCTCAATGAATCCCTGTCAGACGTGTTTGGCTCGCTGGTGAAGCAGTTCCATCTCAGGCAAACCGCCGATAAAGCGGACTGGATCATTGGTGAGGGCTTGCTGGCAAAAGGCACTCATGGAACCGGCCTGCGCTCGATGTCACACCCCGGTACGGCCTATGACGATCCGTTACTCGGCAAAGATCCGCAGCCTGCCGACATGAAAGGCTATGTAAACACCCGCGACGATAACGGCGGTGTACATATCAATTCGGGGATCCCTAACCGCGCATTTTATCTGGCGGCCACTAAACTGGGAGGTAACGCCTGGGAACGTGCGGGTTACGTCTGGTATGACACGGTCTGCGATAAATCCCTGTCGAAAGATGCTGACTTTGTCGCCTTCGCTCAGCTCACTGTCAAAAACGCAGGCAAACGCTTTGACGATTCTGTCGCGCAAGCCGTTCGTGAAGCCTGGGAGCAGGTTGGAGTGATGTAA
- a CDS encoding protealysin inhibitor emfourin: MKPLDSLESNTVIEIYREGGVAFIPKLSGPRRVELSGMSDDKRREICQLINKALPYAQEKENAGRGDQRYFRLEIYYASAEHSASLVVIIPETETPEELVDLWKQAPPDDHSCE; encoded by the coding sequence ATGAAACCTTTAGATTCGCTGGAAAGTAATACGGTAATTGAAATCTACCGTGAGGGAGGGGTCGCTTTTATCCCCAAACTCAGCGGACCGCGACGGGTTGAGCTTTCAGGCATGAGTGATGACAAACGGCGGGAAATTTGCCAGCTCATCAACAAAGCTCTGCCTTATGCTCAGGAAAAAGAAAACGCCGGTCGGGGTGACCAGCGTTATTTCCGTCTCGAGATTTATTACGCGTCGGCAGAGCATTCCGCCAGTCTGGTGGTGATTATTCCCGAAACCGAGACTCCCGAAGAACTGGTGGATTTATGGAAACAGGCTCCGCCCGACGATCACTCTTGCGAATAG
- a CDS encoding zinc ribbon domain-containing protein codes for MDALCPVCGQPMSWVSGHFHCDACHTDYQQTALCPDCQQPLQELKACGAVDYFCQNGHGMISKKRVTFTYSPC; via the coding sequence ATGGATGCGCTCTGTCCGGTTTGCGGCCAGCCGATGAGCTGGGTAAGCGGTCACTTTCATTGTGATGCTTGCCATACCGATTATCAGCAAACGGCATTATGCCCGGATTGTCAGCAACCGTTGCAGGAACTGAAAGCCTGCGGCGCGGTGGATTATTTCTGCCAAAACGGGCACGGAATGATTTCTAAAAAACGGGTAACGTTTACCTATTCACCCTGTTGA
- a CDS encoding AEC family transporter → MFWQTWSFAFGVTVPNLLILLLGVFLRRTGLMDDSFNEKASRLVFNIALPCLLFFSVAQGHDSSGSNLPLAIYGGLGTVVTFLLLELVAIKLVKDPRERGIFVQGGFRANTGIAGLAYASLAFGSEGIALGSMYLAVTVILFNVLSVITLTRSLKGGQGKRIGLKPILHGIVTNPLIIGLVLGLAFQYSHLPMPATIASTGDFISGMALPLAMLCAGASLDWKAMFRSSNVAAWSSASRVIFVPALMTFGAWLFGFRGAALGVIFLFSCTPTAAGSYVMTRAMGGNATLAANIIAVTTLGSFFTTALGLYLLRTLGVI, encoded by the coding sequence ATGTTCTGGCAGACCTGGAGTTTTGCGTTTGGCGTTACGGTTCCCAATTTATTGATCTTGCTGCTGGGCGTGTTTTTACGCCGCACTGGCCTGATGGATGACAGTTTTAACGAGAAAGCCAGCCGTCTGGTATTTAATATCGCCTTACCTTGCCTGCTTTTTTTCAGCGTGGCACAAGGGCATGATTCCTCGGGTTCTAACTTGCCGCTCGCCATTTATGGCGGACTTGGTACCGTCGTGACTTTTTTGCTGCTGGAACTGGTGGCGATTAAGTTGGTGAAAGATCCCCGTGAGCGCGGCATTTTTGTGCAGGGCGGGTTTCGAGCGAATACCGGTATTGCCGGGCTGGCTTATGCGTCGCTGGCGTTTGGCAGCGAGGGTATTGCGCTGGGGTCGATGTATCTGGCGGTCACAGTGATCCTCTTCAACGTGCTGTCCGTGATTACGCTGACCCGCAGCCTGAAAGGCGGGCAGGGCAAACGTATCGGCCTTAAACCCATTCTGCATGGCATCGTCACTAATCCGCTTATTATTGGTCTGGTACTCGGGCTGGCGTTTCAGTACAGCCATTTACCGATGCCGGCGACGATTGCCAGCACCGGTGATTTTATTTCAGGTATGGCTTTGCCGCTGGCGATGTTGTGTGCCGGAGCAAGCCTAGACTGGAAAGCGATGTTTCGCAGCTCAAACGTGGCGGCCTGGTCTTCAGCCTCACGCGTGATATTTGTTCCCGCGCTGATGACTTTCGGTGCATGGCTGTTTGGCTTTCGCGGCGCGGCGCTCGGCGTTATATTTCTCTTTTCCTGTACACCCACTGCGGCGGGCAGCTATGTCATGACCCGTGCGATGGGCGGTAATGCTACGCTGGCGGCCAATATTATTGCCGTCACGACGCTGGGATCATTTTTCACGACGGCTCTGGGTCTGTATTTACTGCGGACGCTGGGCGTCATTTAG
- the der gene encoding ribosome biogenesis GTPase Der, producing MIPVVALVGRPNVGKSTLFNRLTKTRDALVADFPGLTRDRKYGRAEIEGNEFIIVDTGGIDGTEDGVETRMAGQSLLAIEEADIVLFMVDARAGLMPADQGIAQHLRSREKATFLVANKTDGLDPDSATGDFYSLGLGEVYAIAASHGRGVTQLIEHVLIPFVGEKPEEVELTEEEANAAYWAEQEGTGDEIPEDVEDDFDPQSLPIKLAIVGRPNVGKSTLTNRILGEERVVVYDMPGTTRDSIYIPMVRDEREYVLIDTAGVRKRGKVTETVEKFSVIKTLQAIEDANVVMLVIDAREGISDQDLSLLGFILNSGRSLVIVVNKWDGMNEEARAQVKDQLELRLGFVDFARIHFISALHGSGVGNLFESVNEAYTCATTRVSTSLLTRIMQMAADDHQPPLVNGRRVKLKYAHAGGYNPPIVVIHGNQVKDLADSYKRYLMNYFRRSLKVMGTPIRIQFKEGENPYEGKKNSLSPHQQRKRRRLMQHLKNKS from the coding sequence ATGATACCTGTCGTTGCGCTTGTAGGGCGCCCGAATGTGGGTAAATCCACTTTATTTAACCGCTTAACTAAAACGCGTGACGCGTTGGTTGCGGATTTCCCGGGGCTTACGCGTGACCGCAAGTATGGTCGTGCCGAAATTGAGGGTAATGAATTCATCATCGTGGATACCGGCGGTATCGACGGTACCGAAGACGGCGTTGAAACCCGCATGGCCGGGCAGTCTCTGCTCGCTATCGAAGAAGCGGATATCGTGCTGTTCATGGTCGATGCACGTGCGGGCCTGATGCCTGCCGATCAGGGCATTGCCCAGCATTTGCGCAGCCGTGAAAAAGCCACTTTCCTGGTCGCCAACAAAACTGATGGTCTGGATCCGGACAGCGCCACCGGCGATTTCTACTCGCTGGGCCTTGGCGAAGTGTATGCCATCGCCGCTTCCCACGGTCGTGGTGTTACGCAACTTATCGAACACGTTCTGATCCCGTTCGTGGGCGAAAAGCCGGAAGAAGTCGAACTCACCGAAGAAGAGGCGAATGCCGCTTACTGGGCTGAGCAGGAAGGCACCGGCGATGAAATCCCTGAAGACGTGGAAGACGATTTCGACCCGCAGTCTCTGCCAATCAAACTGGCTATCGTGGGGCGCCCGAACGTAGGTAAGTCCACACTGACTAACCGTATTCTGGGCGAAGAACGCGTCGTGGTTTACGACATGCCGGGCACGACCCGTGACAGTATTTATATCCCGATGGTGCGTGACGAGCGTGAATACGTTCTGATTGACACCGCCGGTGTGCGTAAGCGCGGCAAAGTGACTGAAACCGTTGAGAAATTCTCGGTAATTAAAACCTTGCAGGCGATTGAAGACGCCAACGTGGTGATGCTGGTCATCGATGCCCGCGAAGGTATTTCCGATCAGGATCTCTCGCTGTTAGGCTTCATCCTCAATAGCGGGCGCTCACTGGTGATTGTCGTCAACAAGTGGGACGGCATGAACGAAGAAGCGCGTGCGCAGGTGAAAGACCAGCTGGAACTGCGCCTTGGTTTCGTCGATTTCGCGCGTATCCACTTCATCTCTGCCCTGCACGGCAGCGGTGTAGGCAACCTGTTTGAATCCGTGAACGAAGCCTATACCTGTGCGACCACGCGTGTAAGCACTTCCTTACTGACCCGTATCATGCAGATGGCCGCTGACGATCACCAGCCACCGCTGGTTAACGGTCGTCGCGTTAAGCTGAAATATGCTCACGCCGGGGGTTATAACCCGCCAATCGTGGTTATCCACGGAAACCAGGTGAAAGATCTGGCTGATTCCTACAAACGCTATCTGATGAACTATTTCCGCCGTTCACTGAAAGTGATGGGTACGCCAATCCGCATTCAGTTCAAGGAAGGTGAGAACCCGTATGAAGGCAAGAAAAACTCGCTTTCTCCTCACCAGCAGCGCAAGCGCCGACGTCTGATGCAGCACCTGAAAAACAAATCCTAA
- the bamB gene encoding outer membrane protein assembly factor BamB: protein MQLRKTLLVGWVSVALLSGCSLFNSEEDVVKMSPLPKVENQFTPTKVWSKSVGDGVGDFYSNLRPAWQDSTIYAADRFGVVKALDADSGKEKWSVNLSQKTGFLSRNISAQLSGGLTVSGSHVYVGSEKAVVYALNTTDGTVAWQTKVAGEALSRPVVSDGLVLVHTGNGMLQGLSESDGTIQWTANLDMPTLSLRGESAPAVAFGAAIVGGDNGRVSAVLMKEGQLIWQQRISQTTGTTEIDRLSDVDTTPVIVDGTVYALAYNGSLVAMDLRSGQIMWKRDVGSVNDIIVDGGRIYMVDQDDRVMALDTQGGVSVWRQSELLHRNLTAPVLYNGYIVVGDSEGYLHWINTTDGRFVAQQKVDSDGFLSGPIVASDKLVVQAKGGEVYSFTR from the coding sequence ATGCAATTGCGTAAAACACTCTTGGTAGGATGGGTTTCAGTTGCCCTGCTGAGTGGCTGTTCATTGTTTAACAGCGAAGAAGACGTGGTAAAAATGTCTCCGCTGCCAAAAGTTGAGAATCAATTTACTCCGACTAAAGTCTGGAGCAAATCCGTAGGCGACGGTGTAGGCGATTTCTACTCCAACCTGCGTCCGGCCTGGCAGGACAGCACTATTTATGCTGCTGATCGTTTTGGTGTGGTTAAAGCACTCGACGCTGACAGCGGTAAAGAAAAATGGAGCGTGAATCTGTCTCAAAAGACCGGCTTCCTCTCCCGTAATATTTCAGCACAACTTTCTGGCGGCCTGACGGTCTCCGGTAGCCATGTGTATGTCGGCAGCGAGAAAGCCGTGGTGTATGCATTGAACACCACTGACGGCACTGTGGCATGGCAGACTAAAGTCGCGGGTGAAGCGCTTTCCCGTCCTGTCGTCAGCGATGGTCTGGTGCTGGTGCATACCGGCAACGGTATGTTGCAGGGGCTGAGTGAGTCCGATGGTACTATCCAGTGGACAGCTAACCTCGATATGCCAACACTTTCCCTGCGTGGCGAATCGGCTCCGGCCGTGGCGTTTGGTGCGGCTATCGTCGGTGGTGACAACGGTCGTGTCAGCGCAGTGCTGATGAAGGAAGGTCAGCTGATCTGGCAACAACGTATCTCTCAGACTACCGGTACAACTGAAATTGACCGTCTGAGCGATGTGGATACCACACCGGTTATCGTTGATGGCACTGTGTATGCACTGGCCTATAACGGCAGCCTGGTGGCGATGGATCTTCGTTCTGGTCAGATCATGTGGAAACGTGATGTGGGTTCAGTCAACGACATCATCGTTGATGGCGGCCGTATCTATATGGTTGACCAGGATGACCGCGTGATGGCGCTTGATACCCAGGGCGGTGTCAGCGTGTGGCGTCAGAGTGAATTATTGCACCGTAACCTGACAGCCCCGGTGTTGTATAATGGTTACATTGTGGTCGGTGATTCCGAAGGTTATCTGCACTGGATTAACACCACAGACGGTCGTTTTGTGGCTCAGCAGAAAGTTGACAGTGATGGCTTCCTGAGCGGACCGATTGTGGCCAGTGACAAGCTGGTCGTGCAGGCGAAAGGTGGCGAAGTTTACTCCTTCACCCGCTAA
- a CDS encoding YfgM family protein translates to MEVYTTENEQVDAVRRFFAENGKALAIGVVLGIAALGGWRFWQSHQDSALTEASASFQKANQSMTGNNAQGVASLEKFAQSNDNNYGVFAALQLADHFVETKDFANAEKQLVQAQGQAKEDNLRSLVNLRLARIQMQQGKFDDALKTLDGVKGEGWAAMQQGIRGDVLLAKGDAKGAREAYSKGLDSKPSQTLQTMLRMKLNNLAS, encoded by the coding sequence GTGGAAGTCTATACCACTGAGAATGAACAGGTTGATGCTGTACGTCGCTTCTTTGCCGAAAATGGTAAAGCGCTGGCCATCGGCGTTGTTCTGGGTATTGCAGCCCTGGGCGGCTGGCGTTTCTGGCAGAGTCACCAGGACTCAGCCCTGACGGAAGCTTCTGCGTCTTTCCAGAAAGCGAATCAGTCGATGACGGGTAATAATGCACAGGGCGTGGCCAGTCTCGAGAAGTTTGCTCAGAGCAATGACAATAATTACGGGGTGTTTGCTGCCCTGCAACTGGCTGATCATTTCGTTGAGACCAAAGATTTCGCGAATGCTGAAAAGCAGTTAGTCCAGGCACAAGGTCAGGCTAAAGAAGATAATTTACGTTCGCTGGTGAATTTACGTCTGGCTCGTATCCAGATGCAGCAAGGCAAATTTGATGATGCACTCAAAACGTTAGATGGCGTGAAGGGTGAAGGCTGGGCGGCTATGCAGCAAGGCATCCGTGGTGATGTTTTGCTTGCGAAAGGCGATGCAAAAGGCGCACGTGAAGCCTACAGCAAAGGACTCGATTCTAAACCCTCTCAAACGCTGCAAACTATGCTGCGTATGAAATTGAACAACTTAGCCAGCTAA
- the hisS gene encoding histidine--tRNA ligase — translation MAKNIQAIRGMNDYLPEDTALWQRIEGSLKQVLGSYGYNEIRMPIVEQTPLFKRAIGEVTDVVEKEMYTFEDRNGESLTLRPEGTAGCVRAGIEHGLLYNQEQRLWYIGPMFRYERPQKGRYRQFNQLGVEVFGLQGPDVDAELILLTARWWRALGISEHVALELNSIGSLEARANYRDALVAFLEQHKDKLDEDCKRRMYSNPLRVLDSKNPDIQALLNDAPELGDYLDEESREHFTGLCELLEQSGIPYTVNQRLVRGLDYYNRTVFEWVTHSLGSQGTVCAGGRYDGLVEQLGGRATPAVGFAMGLERLVLLVQAVNPDFKAPATVDAYVISSGAGTQSAAMQLAEKLRDALPELKVMTNYGGGNFKKQFARADKWGARVALVLGEDEVANQQVVVKDLQSGTQETLAQSEIASRLASMLG, via the coding sequence GTGGCAAAGAATATCCAGGCCATTCGCGGCATGAACGACTACCTGCCAGAAGACACTGCACTGTGGCAACGCATTGAAGGTTCGTTGAAACAGGTGCTTGGCAGCTACGGCTACAATGAAATCCGTATGCCGATTGTAGAGCAGACCCCATTGTTTAAACGCGCTATCGGCGAAGTGACCGATGTCGTGGAAAAAGAAATGTATACCTTTGAAGACCGCAACGGTGAAAGCCTGACGCTGCGTCCGGAAGGTACGGCGGGCTGCGTGCGCGCCGGTATTGAACATGGTCTGCTGTACAATCAGGAACAGCGTCTGTGGTACATCGGTCCGATGTTCCGCTACGAGCGCCCGCAAAAAGGCCGCTATCGTCAGTTTAATCAGCTGGGTGTGGAAGTTTTTGGTCTGCAAGGCCCGGACGTTGATGCAGAATTAATTCTGCTGACAGCCCGCTGGTGGCGTGCGCTGGGGATTTCTGAACATGTCGCACTGGAACTGAACTCTATCGGTTCACTGGAAGCACGCGCCAACTATCGTGACGCGCTGGTGGCTTTCCTTGAACAGCATAAAGACAAGCTGGACGAAGATTGCAAACGTCGCATGTACAGCAACCCGCTGCGCGTTCTGGACTCTAAAAATCCGGATATTCAGGCGTTATTAAACGATGCACCGGAACTCGGTGATTATCTTGATGAAGAATCAAGAGAACACTTTACAGGTCTGTGTGAACTTTTAGAGCAGTCTGGTATCCCATATACGGTTAATCAGCGACTTGTGCGCGGTCTGGATTATTACAACCGCACCGTGTTCGAATGGGTAACTCACAGCTTAGGCTCGCAAGGTACCGTTTGTGCCGGTGGTCGTTACGACGGTCTGGTCGAACAACTGGGCGGTCGTGCAACGCCTGCCGTCGGTTTTGCGATGGGACTGGAGCGTCTGGTATTACTGGTTCAGGCCGTAAACCCGGACTTCAAAGCACCGGCAACTGTTGACGCTTACGTGATTTCTTCCGGTGCCGGAACGCAAAGCGCGGCCATGCAACTGGCTGAAAAATTGCGGGATGCGCTGCCTGAGCTGAAAGTAATGACTAACTACGGTGGTGGTAACTTCAAAAAGCAATTCGCCCGTGCAGATAAATGGGGTGCGCGCGTTGCCCTGGTATTAGGCGAAGATGAAGTTGCTAATCAGCAGGTTGTAGTAAAAGACCTGCAAAGTGGAACACAAGAAACGCTGGCGCAGAGCGAAATCGCCTCGCGTCTGGCTTCGATGTTGGGTTAA
- the ispG gene encoding flavodoxin-dependent (E)-4-hydroxy-3-methylbut-2-enyl-diphosphate synthase — protein MHNQSPITRRKSTRIYVGKVPVGDGAPIAVQSMTNTRTTDVAATVAQIKSLERVGVDIVRVSVPTMDAAEAFKLIKQQVNVPLVADIHFDYRIALQVAEYGVDCLRINPGNIGNESRIRSVVDCARDKNIPIRIGVNGGSLEKDIQEKYGEPTPQALLESAMRHVDILDRLNFDQFKVSVKASDVFLAVESYRLLAKQIVQPLHLGITEAGGLRAGSVKSAIGLGLLLSEGIGDTLRISLAADPVEEVKVGFDILKSLRIRSRGINFIACPTCSRQEFDVIGTVNALEQRLEDIITPMDVSIIGCVVNGPGEALVSTMGVTGGHNKSGFYEDGVRQRERFDNNDMIDQLEAKIRAKAALMDESKRIVINHLEK, from the coding sequence ATGCATAACCAGTCACCCATTACCCGTCGCAAATCAACCCGGATTTATGTCGGCAAGGTGCCTGTAGGTGACGGAGCACCGATTGCAGTGCAATCGATGACCAACACCCGCACCACAGATGTCGCGGCGACTGTCGCACAGATCAAATCACTGGAACGCGTGGGTGTCGATATTGTTCGCGTTTCTGTGCCTACGATGGATGCAGCAGAAGCATTCAAACTTATCAAACAGCAGGTTAATGTCCCGCTGGTCGCTGATATTCATTTCGATTACCGCATCGCCCTGCAGGTTGCAGAATATGGCGTAGATTGCCTGCGTATTAACCCGGGTAACATTGGTAACGAATCCCGCATCCGCTCTGTGGTGGATTGCGCGCGCGACAAAAATATTCCTATCCGTATCGGTGTTAACGGCGGCTCTCTGGAAAAAGACATCCAGGAAAAGTACGGCGAACCCACGCCGCAGGCTTTGCTGGAATCGGCGATGCGTCATGTCGATATTCTCGACCGTCTCAACTTTGACCAGTTTAAAGTCAGCGTTAAAGCGTCTGACGTATTCCTGGCCGTTGAGTCATACCGTTTGCTGGCCAAACAGATTGTTCAGCCGTTGCATCTGGGGATTACCGAAGCGGGTGGCCTGCGTGCAGGTTCCGTTAAATCGGCGATTGGCTTAGGGCTGCTGCTGTCTGAAGGCATCGGCGACACGCTACGTATTTCATTGGCGGCTGATCCGGTTGAAGAAGTTAAGGTCGGCTTCGATATCCTCAAATCACTGCGTATACGTTCCCGTGGTATCAACTTTATTGCCTGCCCGACCTGTTCGCGTCAGGAGTTTGATGTCATCGGCACCGTGAATGCGCTGGAACAACGTCTGGAAGATATCATCACGCCAATGGACGTTTCGATTATCGGCTGTGTGGTTAACGGTCCGGGCGAAGCGCTGGTTTCCACTATGGGCGTGACCGGCGGTCATAACAAAAGCGGTTTCTACGAAGACGGTGTTCGTCAGAGAGAGCGCTTTGACAACAACGACATGATCGACCAGTTAGAAGCTAAAATTCGCGCCAAAGCAGCGCTGATGGATGAGAGTAAACGTATCGTTATCAATCATCTTGAAAAGTAA